A genomic window from Deltaproteobacteria bacterium includes:
- a CDS encoding flavin reductase family protein: ECQLLHTLEIGLHTLFVGEIKDVKAEENILDQDGKPDIEKIRPLIFSPTSLTYYGIGEYLGKAFSLGKEIKAHS, translated from the coding sequence GGAGTGCCAGCTCCTCCATACCCTGGAAATAGGGCTGCACACGCTATTTGTCGGTGAGATCAAGGACGTGAAGGCCGAGGAAAATATCCTGGACCAGGACGGAAAGCCCGATATAGAGAAAATAAGACCCCTGATATTTTCCCCGACAAGTCTGACTTATTACGGCATCGGCGAATATCTGGGCAAGGCATTTTCACTCGGGAAAGAGATAAAAGCACATTCCTGA